GTGTCTTGCCATGCTGATCTACAAAGGTTACGGTCACGATCGTTTCGTGCTTAGGTTTAGTGTCTTCGTCCTCCCAGGCAAACGTGAAGACAAGACGTTCTGGCTCGACAATCTCGCGATAGACACCCTGCATCCAGTGGTCTTTATCTTCGGGCGATCGAATGCAGGCTCGATAGGTGCCGCCTAACCGGACATCCATTTGGCAGAACGTCGTCGTGAAGTCCTTCGGACCCAACCAGCGGGCAAAATGCCCTGGCTGAGTCCAAACCTTGAACACCAGGCTACAAGGTGCATCAAACATGCGCGTGATTGTGAGCTTCCTTTCCTGCCGTGCGGATGTGTCTTCAGTTCTCGTTTCCATTTTGACTGTGATCTTGCAGCTCGTTGTAAGTTGTTCCACCAGCGGCGACAGCAACTGCTTAAGGCGATAGGTTCTGGCGAACGGGCGAACGCCACCGCACTTAATTCATTCACAGCTTTCATGCCATTGATTGGAGGAGTTTTTCGAGACGGTTCAGAGTCTCGCGTAGACCCACCTCCATTCCTGATTGGAGATGCCCATCCCGCTGCTCCATTGACTGGTGTTGAATATGGATGTGCAGCGTTGTTTTCCCGTCTTGTTCAGTCAGGGTTAGTGTATTCAGGTGGTCGCTGTTGGGAACTGGTTCGTAGCGTTCGGTGGAAACCAGTCGTTCCGGTGGCACAATCTCACGGTACTCTCCTGAGAACCCGTGGTCAGTGCCATTGCTGGAGTCATGCAAGACATAGCGCCAGGTGCCACCCACGCGCAAGTCGATGTCGCAAACGGTCATCGTCATATTTCCGCAACCACCAAACCAGCGCTTGACGTGCTCAGGCTGAGTCCATGCCTCAAAGATGAGCTGACGCGGTGCATTGAAAACACGGGTCACGACGATTTCCCGA
This window of the Chroococcidiopsis sp. CCMEE 29 genome carries:
- a CDS encoding SRPBCC domain-containing protein, which translates into the protein METRTEDTSARQERKLTITRMFDAPCSLVFKVWTQPGHFARWLGPKDFTTTFCQMDVRLGGTYRACIRSPEDKDHWMQGVYREIVEPERLVFTFAWEDEDTKPKHETIVTVTFVDQHGKTLLTFHQADFESVESRDSHRSGWSECFDRLEVYLANAMTRES